One window of Nitrospira sp. genomic DNA carries:
- a CDS encoding sigma-54 dependent transcriptional regulator, which yields MSDEQIPAAPLSVDPIIVARIEAITQLAQGLSDRVAVMDRSFNVVYANEAAWSVDQTAKTNRSHAKCYEAFAHRTDPCGTCPAIKVFEAPGVECVSCSSGGDGTACGMRQAFPLTSSRGEVSSMLVLFKREQGPMTPDVKPVEAEHPPSAVRESLGDLIGRSPAMQQLFDMTGLVADSSATVLIHGESGTGKELLAKTIHALSNRRDRPFVVVDCGSLPETLLESELFGHVKGAFTGAVANKRGLFEEAEEGTIFLDEIADTTPTFQAKLLRVLQEGEIKPVGGTRSLKIHARVISASNKDLAELVGAKTFRQDLYYRLAVLPLYLPALRERREDIPLLVRHFVAASCVRHHQAVRQVAEKTMRALSDAPWPGNVRQLQHYIERAVVTTIGPWLVCDDLVSDGVVAEDESLRSASRGAMAQTERTRIVDALQKTAGNRLKAAKLLKISRASLYNKLRAYSIE from the coding sequence GTGTCTGACGAACAAATCCCCGCCGCACCATTGTCTGTCGATCCGATCATTGTCGCGCGAATCGAAGCGATCACACAGTTGGCACAGGGGCTGTCCGACCGCGTGGCGGTCATGGACCGATCGTTCAACGTCGTGTACGCGAACGAAGCCGCATGGTCAGTGGACCAGACTGCAAAAACTAACCGGTCTCACGCCAAGTGCTACGAAGCGTTTGCTCACCGGACGGACCCTTGCGGGACCTGTCCGGCCATCAAGGTGTTTGAGGCACCCGGGGTGGAGTGCGTGTCTTGTTCGAGTGGAGGAGACGGCACGGCCTGCGGGATGAGGCAGGCTTTTCCCCTGACTTCGAGTCGGGGCGAGGTCAGCTCGATGCTGGTTCTGTTTAAGAGAGAGCAGGGTCCAATGACGCCGGATGTGAAGCCGGTGGAAGCGGAACATCCACCATCTGCAGTGCGAGAATCGCTGGGCGATCTGATCGGCCGGAGTCCGGCCATGCAGCAGCTTTTCGACATGACCGGCCTGGTGGCGGACAGTTCGGCGACCGTCCTCATTCACGGTGAGAGCGGAACGGGAAAAGAACTCCTGGCGAAAACGATTCATGCGCTCAGCAACCGGAGGGATCGACCCTTCGTCGTCGTCGATTGCGGATCCTTGCCGGAAACACTGCTCGAAAGCGAGCTATTCGGGCATGTCAAAGGAGCCTTCACCGGGGCGGTCGCCAATAAGCGTGGACTATTCGAAGAGGCGGAGGAAGGTACCATTTTCCTCGACGAGATCGCCGATACCACGCCGACCTTTCAAGCGAAGCTGCTCCGCGTCCTGCAAGAGGGCGAGATCAAGCCCGTGGGTGGAACCAGGTCGCTGAAGATCCATGCGCGGGTCATCTCTGCTTCGAACAAGGATCTGGCCGAACTGGTGGGGGCCAAGACGTTTCGACAGGATCTGTACTATCGACTAGCCGTGTTGCCGCTCTATTTGCCGGCGCTTCGGGAACGGCGAGAAGACATCCCGCTGTTAGTCCGGCACTTCGTCGCCGCTTCGTGCGTTCGACACCACCAAGCAGTGCGGCAGGTTGCTGAGAAAACGATGCGGGCTCTGAGTGACGCCCCTTGGCCCGGCAATGTCCGACAATTGCAGCATTACATCGAACGGGCCGTGGTGACGACCATCGGGCCATGGCTTGTGTGCGATGATCTGGTTTCAGATGGCGTCGTTGCTGAAGATGAAAGTTTACGGTCCGCGTCACGTGGGGCTATGGCTCAGACAGAGCGCACTCGGATCGTGGACGCGTTGCAGAAAACTGCAGGAAACCGATTGAAAGCCGCCAAGCTGCTCAAGATCAGCCGAGCGAGCCTCTACAACAAGCTTCGTGCCTATAGCATCGAATAG
- a CDS encoding methane monooxygenase/ammonia monooxygenase subunit C, whose amino-acid sequence MASERSGKIDAFWYNTRPLKSGWLAMLGIGIFWVLYQRAFGYSHGLDSMTPEFDSVWMGLWRFNIVGNAIFFAISIGWLWTTRDRNLANLDPKLELRRYFYFLSWLVCYIWGVYYAGSYTLEQDAAWHQVIIRDTSFTASHIVAFYGSFPLYITCGVSSYLYAQTRLPLYAQATSFPLVAAVVGPMFILPNVGLNEWGHAFWFVDELFSAPLHWGFVTLGWCGLFGAAGGVAAQIVSRMSNLADVIWNGAPKDILDPFSKQVGTGAKTGY is encoded by the coding sequence ATGGCTTCTGAACGTTCCGGGAAAATCGACGCCTTTTGGTATAACACGAGGCCCCTCAAGTCCGGCTGGCTCGCGATGCTGGGGATCGGGATCTTCTGGGTGCTCTACCAGCGCGCCTTCGGCTATTCACACGGCTTAGACTCCATGACGCCGGAGTTCGACTCGGTGTGGATGGGGTTGTGGCGGTTCAACATCGTCGGTAACGCCATCTTCTTCGCCATCTCCATCGGCTGGCTCTGGACGACGCGGGACCGGAACCTGGCGAACCTCGACCCCAAGCTGGAGTTGAGACGGTATTTCTATTTCCTCAGTTGGCTGGTCTGTTACATCTGGGGCGTGTACTACGCCGGCAGCTACACGCTGGAGCAGGATGCGGCGTGGCACCAAGTGATCATCCGTGACACAAGCTTCACGGCGAGCCACATCGTGGCGTTCTACGGGAGCTTCCCCTTGTACATTACGTGCGGCGTGTCGAGCTACTTGTATGCGCAAACGCGGTTACCGCTGTACGCACAGGCGACGTCCTTCCCGTTGGTGGCGGCGGTGGTGGGACCGATGTTCATTCTGCCGAACGTGGGACTCAACGAGTGGGGCCATGCGTTCTGGTTTGTGGATGAGCTGTTCTCGGCGCCGTTGCACTGGGGCTTTGTGACGTTAGGGTGGTGCGGGTTGTTCGGGGCTGCGGGCGGCGTGGCGGCGCAGATCGTGAGTCGGATGTCGAATCTGGCGGACGTGATCTGGAATGGCGCACCCAAAGATATTCTCGATCCGTTTTCAAAACAGGTGGGCACCGGGGCCAAGACCGGGTACTGA
- a CDS encoding multicopper oxidase domain-containing protein, translating into MRSTQFDHSRRQRRAGVMLRFQGLALASSLAFAPMGFAAERHNHHADAGQASSEKVIYREGGSILHDRMMDEVKRQQEFIREKGGYTSGANSHMLQQGVLLVAEDPSKVAVNNGQRCPANVPVKEYHVSAINVEITLSRFLDYFPGYMYVLTENMEKARGEETANREAREKENDPGAISNGLQGDVIQPLVIRANQGDCLKLTLHNDIADEATNLVINGSSMVVSSTGKPATPSNGDTTVASGKQQSFEWYIKPDTQEGARFFRSHASREQFNQGLIGMLVVEPRGSRYLSPFDGKPMPSGWEAMIEDPN; encoded by the coding sequence ATGAGGTCCACTCAGTTTGACCACAGTCGGAGACAGAGAAGAGCCGGCGTGATGCTGCGATTCCAAGGCCTGGCGTTGGCGAGTAGCCTTGCCTTTGCGCCGATGGGATTCGCGGCAGAGCGGCACAATCATCACGCAGATGCGGGACAGGCGTCGTCGGAAAAGGTCATCTATCGTGAAGGCGGGTCGATCCTGCACGACCGCATGATGGACGAGGTCAAGCGACAGCAGGAATTCATCCGAGAGAAGGGCGGTTACACTAGTGGCGCCAATAGCCACATGCTCCAACAGGGTGTGTTGCTGGTAGCAGAAGACCCGTCCAAGGTGGCGGTGAACAACGGGCAGCGCTGCCCAGCCAATGTGCCGGTAAAAGAGTACCACGTCTCAGCCATCAACGTCGAAATCACCTTGAGCCGATTCCTCGACTATTTCCCCGGCTACATGTACGTGCTGACCGAAAACATGGAGAAGGCGCGGGGAGAGGAAACAGCCAACAGGGAGGCGCGTGAGAAAGAGAATGACCCCGGTGCGATATCGAACGGCTTGCAAGGTGATGTCATCCAACCGCTCGTAATCCGAGCGAACCAGGGAGATTGTCTTAAACTCACCCTGCACAATGACATCGCGGACGAAGCGACGAATCTCGTCATCAATGGCTCGTCGATGGTCGTGTCGTCCACCGGCAAGCCGGCGACCCCGTCGAACGGGGACACGACTGTGGCGTCGGGCAAGCAGCAGAGCTTCGAATGGTACATCAAGCCCGACACGCAGGAAGGGGCACGGTTCTTCCGCTCCCACGCCTCGCGCGAGCAGTTCAATCAGGGCTTGATCGGCATGCTCGTCGTGGAGCCGCGCGGCTCCCGGTACTTGAGTCCATTCGACGGCAAGCCGATGCCCAGCGGCTGGGAAGCGATGATTGAAGATCCGAACG
- a CDS encoding sigma-54 dependent transcriptional regulator, translated as MTEEWRAILVVDDDADMRELAHDMLKDRGHQVTMAGSGDEALKRLTETDHAVVLTDLRMKGMQGLELLTHIKRDHPDINVILMTAFGSVETAVEAMKHGASDYLTKPIRKDELIRVVERVMREAALRREVSRLRKEVRKEYSFHHILGKSKAIQAVFDLIRRVADSPTNVLITGESGTGKELVAKAIHYNSDRKDAPFIPVNCAAIPEQLLESELFGHMRGAFTDAKIDKRGLFEEAQKGTLFLDEISELPLMLQAKILRAIQEKEIRRVGATKRISVDVRIIAATNLNLSEEVKSKRFREDLYYRLNVIELKLPPLRERREDIPLLVEAFLRKCGEARGKEVKGVSEAAMAILMDYAWPGNVRELENVVERAVTLSRGEKISPDDLPSAVQGARGDRRVLDEAAEHTLPLHELEKEYIKKILEKTGGNKYQAAHALGIDRKTLYRKLAEIEGKLHPEE; from the coding sequence ATGACTGAAGAATGGCGCGCGATCCTCGTCGTCGATGACGACGCCGACATGCGGGAATTGGCCCATGACATGCTGAAAGACCGAGGTCATCAGGTCACGATGGCCGGAAGCGGTGACGAAGCTCTGAAACGATTGACCGAAACAGACCATGCAGTCGTCCTTACGGATCTTCGCATGAAAGGCATGCAAGGACTCGAGTTGCTGACCCATATCAAACGAGACCATCCCGATATCAACGTGATCCTCATGACCGCGTTTGGGTCAGTGGAAACGGCGGTCGAAGCCATGAAACACGGGGCGAGCGACTACCTCACCAAGCCGATCAGGAAAGACGAATTGATCCGGGTCGTCGAACGGGTGATGAGGGAAGCGGCGTTACGGCGGGAAGTCAGCCGGCTCAGGAAAGAAGTTCGCAAGGAGTACAGCTTCCACCATATATTGGGGAAGAGCAAGGCGATCCAGGCGGTGTTCGATCTCATTCGGCGCGTGGCCGATAGTCCGACCAACGTGCTCATCACGGGAGAAAGCGGCACGGGGAAAGAATTGGTCGCCAAAGCCATTCACTACAACAGTGACAGAAAGGATGCTCCCTTTATTCCGGTCAACTGTGCGGCGATTCCGGAGCAGCTCCTGGAGAGCGAACTGTTCGGGCATATGAGAGGCGCCTTTACCGACGCAAAGATAGACAAGCGGGGATTGTTCGAAGAAGCGCAGAAAGGCACGCTGTTTCTGGATGAGATCAGTGAGCTCCCGCTCATGCTTCAGGCCAAAATCCTTCGCGCGATCCAGGAAAAGGAGATCCGGCGGGTGGGAGCGACCAAGCGGATCTCGGTGGATGTGCGCATCATCGCGGCCACCAACCTGAATCTCAGCGAGGAAGTGAAGAGCAAGCGATTCCGCGAGGACCTCTATTATCGACTCAACGTGATCGAGCTGAAGTTACCGCCGCTCCGGGAACGGCGCGAGGATATTCCGCTCTTGGTGGAGGCCTTTCTCAGAAAGTGCGGGGAAGCTCGCGGGAAAGAGGTCAAGGGTGTCAGTGAAGCCGCCATGGCGATCTTGATGGACTATGCCTGGCCCGGTAACGTGCGAGAACTGGAGAATGTCGTCGAACGGGCTGTGACGCTCAGTCGGGGGGAGAAGATTTCTCCGGATGATCTGCCCTCGGCGGTGCAAGGAGCCCGTGGCGACCGTCGTGTACTGGACGAAGCAGCCGAGCACACTCTGCCCTTGCATGAGCTCGAGAAAGAGTACATCAAGAAGATCCTCGAAAAGACCGGAGGCAATAAATATCAGGCCGCCCATGCCCTTGGCATCGACCGCAAGACCCTGTATCGTAAACTCGCCGAAATCGAGGGCAAGCTTCATCCGGAGGAATGA
- a CDS encoding 2OG-Fe(II) oxygenase, which translates to MQCRTMNDVEETMNRVLTEVDLAQSGRTYWGQNECLILDRFIPKKIINPCLTEVELLRKNIYRNYVPGHKQGGSVSYYAIWNELHEASAIISLYRSPALRRFLSDIVKEELFLCPENDPHSCALYYYTRPGDHIGFHYDASYYKGTRYTVLMGLIERSEQCRLVAHMRKPGTKEEVSEQAVPLDPGSLVIFNGDKLWHAVTPLGPREERIVLTLQYVTDQEIGPFHRAFSNLKDVFGYFGPAALINRPRAERTPISHDATSQSDTMLDHPT; encoded by the coding sequence ATGCAGTGCCGGACGATGAACGATGTGGAAGAAACCATGAATCGTGTGTTGACTGAGGTGGATCTTGCGCAGTCAGGGCGGACCTATTGGGGCCAGAATGAATGCCTCATTCTCGATCGGTTCATCCCTAAAAAGATCATCAATCCCTGTCTCACCGAGGTCGAGCTGCTCCGGAAGAATATCTATCGCAATTACGTGCCTGGTCACAAGCAAGGAGGCAGCGTCAGTTATTATGCGATCTGGAATGAGCTGCATGAGGCATCCGCCATTATCTCTCTCTATCGCTCGCCCGCATTGCGCCGATTCCTAAGCGACATCGTCAAGGAGGAGTTGTTCCTCTGCCCGGAAAACGATCCCCATTCCTGTGCGCTCTACTACTACACGCGGCCGGGAGACCACATCGGATTCCATTACGATGCCTCGTACTACAAGGGTACGCGATATACGGTCCTGATGGGCTTGATAGAGCGATCCGAACAATGCCGACTGGTGGCCCACATGCGCAAGCCCGGCACGAAGGAGGAAGTAAGCGAGCAGGCTGTTCCCCTTGATCCGGGGTCGCTGGTGATCTTTAACGGCGACAAGTTATGGCATGCCGTTACCCCGCTCGGGCCCCGAGAAGAACGGATCGTGCTCACGTTGCAATATGTGACTGATCAGGAAATAGGGCCGTTTCACCGTGCATTCTCAAACCTAAAGGACGTCTTCGGCTACTTCGGTCCGGCGGCCTTGATAAACCGGCCGAGGGCGGAACGAACCCCGATCAGCCACGACGCGACATCGCAGTCAGATACGATGTTGGATCATCCAACATGA
- a CDS encoding PAS domain S-box protein, translating into MERHEAQSTSDTGGARVDRQKAEQQLLVSQLRLEGIVESAMDAIITVNEDQRVVLFNRAAERMFGCSIEDAIGRPLDLFLPASFREAHHHHVHDFGRSGVTSRKMGRLGSVSGLRADGEEFPIEAAISHIVVEGQTYYTVILRDITERRRAEHLLRQSEERYRRLIAISPYAILVNRGNRIIFANDQAIKLFGAVKAEEILEKSPMDLFHADDHDIVRQRIDELFEGGTQVPVLEEKIETLDGRTVEVEVSGARFVDEEGPAILIMLRDVSERKRLQEQLRRTERVAELGTLASGMAHEIGTPMNVILGRAEYLMDRVTEEPIKRGLQTIITQVERITRVMNQLLSFARRKAPRRVPLDLRQVIADSMEMFQERLATNQIRVEMEMAGPCPMVLADADQISQVLLNLIMNALHAMPEGGTLRVGLEQEQAMVKLTIADTGHGIPSEVIRRIYDPFFTTKEFGKGTGLGLTVVKGIIEEHQGSIAVESEEGNGTSFTVLLPMSQEAGC; encoded by the coding sequence ATGGAGAGACACGAGGCGCAATCGACCTCAGATACAGGTGGCGCTAGAGTCGACCGTCAAAAGGCGGAGCAACAGCTCCTCGTCAGCCAACTGAGGCTGGAAGGCATCGTTGAATCTGCGATGGACGCGATCATCACCGTCAACGAGGATCAGCGAGTGGTGTTGTTCAACCGGGCCGCCGAACGGATGTTCGGTTGTTCTATCGAGGATGCCATCGGCCGGCCGCTTGATCTGTTCTTGCCCGCCAGCTTCCGTGAAGCGCACCATCACCATGTTCATGACTTCGGGCGCTCCGGTGTCACGAGTCGGAAGATGGGTCGCTTAGGCTCCGTGTCGGGGCTTCGAGCCGATGGTGAAGAGTTTCCCATCGAGGCCGCCATTTCGCATATCGTCGTAGAGGGACAAACATACTATACCGTCATTCTCCGAGACATCACCGAGCGCAGGCGAGCCGAACACTTGCTGCGGCAAAGCGAAGAACGGTACCGGCGGCTGATCGCCATCTCGCCCTACGCAATCCTCGTGAACCGGGGCAACCGGATCATCTTTGCCAATGACCAGGCTATCAAGCTGTTCGGGGCGGTAAAGGCCGAGGAGATCCTCGAAAAGTCGCCCATGGACCTGTTCCATGCCGATGACCATGACATCGTTCGACAGAGGATCGACGAACTGTTTGAAGGAGGGACGCAAGTGCCCGTGCTTGAGGAGAAAATCGAAACGCTCGACGGAAGGACCGTGGAGGTAGAAGTCAGTGGAGCCCGATTCGTTGACGAAGAGGGACCGGCAATTCTGATCATGCTCCGAGATGTCAGCGAGAGGAAACGGCTTCAAGAACAATTGCGGAGGACTGAGCGGGTCGCTGAACTTGGGACGCTGGCGTCCGGCATGGCGCACGAAATCGGGACGCCGATGAACGTGATTCTTGGTCGGGCTGAATATCTGATGGATCGTGTGACGGAGGAGCCGATCAAAAGGGGCCTTCAGACGATCATTACGCAGGTTGAACGGATTACGCGGGTGATGAATCAGCTGCTCTCGTTTGCTCGACGCAAAGCTCCGCGGCGCGTTCCACTTGACCTCAGACAGGTGATCGCGGACAGCATGGAGATGTTTCAGGAGCGTCTCGCAACAAATCAGATTCGGGTCGAAATGGAGATGGCCGGCCCTTGCCCCATGGTGCTGGCCGACGCGGATCAGATAAGCCAAGTCTTGCTCAACCTCATCATGAACGCCCTTCACGCTATGCCGGAAGGAGGCACGCTTCGAGTCGGTTTGGAGCAGGAGCAAGCGATGGTGAAACTCACCATCGCTGATACCGGTCACGGAATTCCGTCGGAGGTCATCAGGAGGATCTATGATCCCTTCTTTACCACGAAGGAGTTCGGGAAGGGAACCGGCTTGGGGTTGACCGTGGTGAAGGGGATCATTGAAGAACATCAAGGTTCCATTGCTGTAGAGAGTGAGGAAGGGAACGGAACGAGCTTTACCGTCCTGCTGCCAATGAGTCAGGAGGCAGGCTGTTGA
- a CDS encoding response regulator has protein sequence MENRTTARVLIVEDDREMRNLLCDEFCGMGYQLREARNGDEAFLAVLQSEPDLILTDLRMPAGGDDYISRLRTVAPKCPIVVITAFGDAALKAQVVKAGASAYFDKPVRIADLKNCVQQLLDHKPGAEG, from the coding sequence GTGGAAAACAGAACAACAGCCAGGGTCCTGATCGTCGAAGACGACCGAGAGATGCGCAACTTGCTGTGCGATGAATTTTGCGGAATGGGGTATCAGCTGCGTGAAGCGAGGAATGGAGACGAAGCATTTCTGGCGGTCCTGCAATCCGAACCAGATCTGATCCTTACCGACTTGCGGATGCCGGCGGGAGGGGATGATTACATCAGCCGGCTCCGGACTGTGGCGCCCAAGTGTCCCATTGTCGTCATCACCGCGTTCGGCGACGCGGCACTGAAAGCGCAGGTGGTGAAAGCTGGTGCGAGCGCCTACTTCGACAAGCCGGTCCGGATTGCTGACCTCAAGAACTGTGTGCAACAATTGCTCGACCACAAGCCGGGAGCTGAGGGTTGA
- a CDS encoding helix-turn-helix domain-containing protein, whose amino-acid sequence MKLKPGTIIDDIALSHLQVQDATEPSNRTPGDWIRILRNRLRMTQTELAKRAHITQPNLAAIESGRVDPQVGTLRRIYQGLWCDLNIEPRLEKPLEELLRGRARTVALKHLKHTMGTMALEDQAPDNEIFRRLLEKRTDDILRSRRKHI is encoded by the coding sequence ATGAAGCTAAAACCCGGCACGATTATCGATGACATTGCCCTCTCGCACCTTCAGGTTCAAGACGCAACCGAGCCGAGTAACCGCACGCCCGGAGACTGGATACGCATTCTGCGTAATCGACTTAGAATGACCCAGACTGAACTGGCCAAGCGCGCGCATATTACCCAGCCTAACCTCGCCGCAATTGAGTCTGGAAGAGTCGATCCCCAAGTAGGCACACTCCGACGAATCTACCAAGGTCTCTGGTGCGATCTGAATATTGAGCCACGACTGGAGAAACCTCTTGAAGAACTACTCCGAGGTCGGGCACGCACGGTGGCTCTAAAGCACCTCAAACACACCATGGGAACCATGGCACTCGAAGATCAAGCACCCGACAATGAAATATTCAGACGGCTGCTTGAGAAACGCACGGACGATATTCTCCGTAGCCGGCGAAAACACATATAG
- a CDS encoding DUF499 domain-containing protein — protein MLALYHLVSGTAPNELLGIDTVLKDAGVAKLPTVKRIVLVGNRISPGNPVVKSDGTVVRTLWGELAWQLGHAAGGVKEAKKAFKRLQADDERATSPGDVLRELFKEYGPCLILIDEWVAYARQLHDQSDLPAGGFETQFTFAQVLTESAKLAKHCLLVISLPASDTAGSPHTQADDVEVGGQRGREALDRLRNVVGRVESSWRPASAEEGFEIVRRRLFEPLVEKSQYVARDTVAKAFFDLYSTQAAEFPPECRDSDYEKRLKAAYPIHPEIFDRLYTDWSTLVKFQRTRGVLRLMASVIHSLWEKGDRNPLILPSNIPIDDPRVQFELTRYLSDNWVPVIEKDVDGPSALPLRLDNDVPNLGKYAAGRRVARTIYLGSAPTATAANRGIEDRRVKLGCVVPGESPNIFGDALRRLSSAATYLYQDGARYWYSTQPTVTKLAEDRAEQLKRNPDKVTHELDRRLREDLRKTGDFVRVHPMPESGQDVPDDLDARLVVLVIEHPYSKQPGNPAEVAAKTILDSRGNTPRLFRNTLIFLAADQVRLQDLDEAVRRYLAWDTILAEKESLNLDPHQVKQAENQLAAADGVVSARIPETYQWLLVPGQSNPQASVEWQAIRLSGSDALAVRASRKLGKDGLLGVYGPTVLRLEMDRIPLWRGKNHVPVRQLVEDFARYLYLPRLKSPEVLLESIRSGLGLLLWHQESFAYADSFDEAAGCYRGLRCGQSVFIASADPGLLVRPEVAFQQQEADSKTTPATPGQGGIEVETGATGGAAGPATGGTPTTKGPRAPKRFHGSVNLDPTRVGRDAGRIADEVISHLVGLMGSDVKVTLEIEAEIPNGAPDNVVRTVTENGRTLKFMSQGFEEE, from the coding sequence ATGCTGGCGCTCTATCATCTGGTCTCTGGAACTGCGCCGAACGAACTCCTTGGCATCGACACGGTGCTGAAGGATGCTGGGGTTGCGAAGCTCCCGACCGTCAAGCGCATAGTACTGGTGGGCAACCGGATCTCACCGGGGAATCCAGTCGTAAAATCTGACGGAACAGTTGTTCGAACATTGTGGGGCGAACTCGCCTGGCAACTGGGGCATGCGGCGGGAGGGGTGAAGGAAGCGAAGAAGGCGTTCAAGCGACTTCAGGCCGACGATGAACGGGCAACCAGCCCCGGCGATGTGCTGCGGGAACTATTCAAAGAGTATGGCCCTTGCCTCATTCTGATCGATGAGTGGGTGGCCTATGCACGGCAACTCCACGACCAAAGCGATCTCCCGGCGGGCGGCTTCGAGACGCAGTTCACCTTTGCACAGGTGCTCACCGAGTCCGCGAAACTCGCGAAGCACTGTCTGCTTGTGATCAGTCTCCCGGCATCCGATACGGCCGGCTCGCCCCACACCCAGGCGGATGACGTGGAAGTGGGCGGCCAGCGCGGACGCGAAGCCTTGGACCGATTACGCAACGTGGTGGGACGGGTGGAGTCTTCATGGCGGCCGGCGAGTGCGGAAGAAGGGTTCGAAATCGTCCGGCGGCGATTGTTCGAACCGCTGGTCGAAAAGAGTCAGTATGTCGCCCGCGATACGGTCGCGAAGGCCTTCTTCGATCTGTATTCGACCCAGGCCGCTGAGTTTCCGCCCGAGTGCCGCGACTCCGACTACGAGAAGCGCCTCAAGGCCGCCTACCCCATCCATCCAGAAATCTTTGATCGGCTCTACACGGACTGGTCCACCCTAGTGAAGTTTCAGCGGACACGCGGCGTGCTGCGTCTTATGGCTTCGGTGATCCATAGTCTCTGGGAAAAAGGGGACCGGAATCCGCTGATTCTTCCTTCCAATATCCCGATCGACGATCCGCGCGTTCAGTTCGAATTGACGCGCTATCTGTCCGACAACTGGGTGCCGGTGATCGAGAAAGATGTGGATGGTCCCAGTGCCTTGCCGCTTCGCCTGGATAACGACGTGCCCAATCTTGGGAAGTATGCTGCCGGGCGACGTGTGGCGCGCACGATTTATCTCGGATCCGCTCCGACCGCCACAGCTGCGAATCGTGGCATTGAAGATCGTCGTGTGAAACTGGGCTGTGTGGTGCCAGGTGAGTCGCCCAACATCTTTGGCGATGCGTTGCGACGGTTGAGCAGCGCGGCAACCTATCTGTACCAGGACGGAGCCCGTTACTGGTACTCGACACAGCCGACGGTCACGAAGCTGGCTGAGGATCGGGCCGAGCAGCTCAAGCGCAATCCCGACAAGGTGACGCATGAGCTTGATCGACGGCTTCGTGAAGACCTTCGCAAGACTGGTGACTTTGTCCGTGTGCATCCCATGCCTGAGTCCGGCCAGGATGTGCCCGATGATCTGGATGCACGGCTCGTCGTGCTTGTGATTGAGCATCCGTACAGCAAACAGCCGGGAAATCCTGCCGAGGTTGCTGCCAAAACCATCTTAGATTCGAGGGGCAATACCCCGAGGCTCTTCCGCAATACGCTCATCTTCCTCGCGGCTGACCAGGTTCGGCTCCAAGACTTGGATGAAGCCGTGCGGCGCTATCTCGCATGGGACACCATTCTCGCCGAGAAGGAGTCTCTCAATCTTGATCCTCACCAAGTCAAGCAAGCAGAAAATCAATTAGCCGCAGCCGACGGTGTCGTGTCGGCACGTATACCGGAAACCTATCAATGGCTTCTGGTGCCAGGTCAGTCAAACCCGCAAGCGTCTGTGGAATGGCAGGCCATCCGGTTGTCCGGGAGTGACGCACTTGCTGTGCGCGCCAGTAGAAAGCTGGGGAAGGATGGACTATTGGGCGTGTATGGTCCGACAGTGCTGCGATTGGAGATGGATCGCATTCCTCTCTGGCGAGGCAAGAATCATGTGCCTGTCAGACAACTGGTCGAAGATTTCGCTCGCTATCTCTATCTGCCGCGATTGAAGAGTCCAGAGGTTTTACTCGAATCGATTCGAAGTGGCCTAGGACTGCTCCTATGGCATCAGGAGTCCTTTGCCTATGCGGACAGTTTTGATGAAGCCGCCGGCTGCTATCGTGGTCTCCGTTGTGGCCAATCGGTTTTTATCGCGAGTGCCGATCCTGGATTGCTCGTTCGACCCGAAGTGGCATTCCAGCAGCAGGAGGCCGATTCCAAGACCACTCCTGCTACGCCAGGACAAGGAGGAATTGAAGTAGAAACCGGCGCGACCGGTGGAGCGGCTGGACCTGCAACGGGCGGGACTCCGACGACCAAAGGCCCGCGAGCACCAAAACGTTTTCACGGCAGCGTGAACCTCGACCCAACCCGCGTTGGCCGGGACGCTGGTCGGATCGCCGATGAAGTGATCTCGCATCTTGTCGGTCTGATGGGCTCTGACGTGAAGGTGACCCTGGAGATCGAAGCCGAGATTCCGAACGGGGCGCCGGACAACGTCGTGCGTACGGTCACTGAGAACGGTAGAACGTTGAAGTTTATGAGTCAGGGATTTGAAGAGGAGTAG